In the genome of Bradyrhizobium sp. CIAT3101, one region contains:
- a CDS encoding NAD(P)/FAD-dependent oxidoreductase, with protein MRIVIIGAGFAGMYAALSAARLRDIQGVSPDKLEIALVSPEPTLVVRPRLYEPKPETLTAPLQDVLKAIDVVYIKGSAEAIDTKSKVVEIAAAEGARKKLAYDRLVVATGSRLFRPNVPGLAEHGFSVDQLDDAIALDRHLHSLSNRPASKARNTVVVAGGGFTGIEAATEVPSRLRKILGKDAELRVVIVDRNQAIAPDMGAGPRPIIEEALRKLGVETRLGVGVASLDKSGVTLSSGEHIACETVIWAAGIRAAPLTAQIPAERDQFGRLLVDRDLRVPSVGGVFATGDAARAACDDNGNYALMSCQHATRMGAFAGNNAAAELLGVSTRPYHQKAYVTCLDLGEAGALFTRGWERTVEMVGDVAKKTKQEINTVWIYPPKAERAAALASADPERVTAL; from the coding sequence ATGCGTATCGTCATCATCGGTGCCGGCTTCGCCGGCATGTATGCCGCCCTGTCCGCCGCCCGCCTGCGCGACATCCAGGGCGTCTCGCCCGACAAGCTCGAGATCGCGCTCGTTTCGCCCGAGCCGACGCTGGTCGTTCGCCCCCGGCTCTACGAACCGAAGCCCGAAACCCTGACGGCACCATTGCAGGATGTGCTGAAGGCGATCGACGTCGTCTATATCAAGGGCAGCGCCGAGGCGATCGATACCAAGTCCAAGGTCGTCGAGATCGCCGCCGCGGAAGGCGCCAGGAAGAAGCTGGCCTATGACCGGCTGGTCGTCGCCACCGGCAGCCGCCTGTTCCGCCCGAATGTTCCCGGCCTTGCCGAGCACGGCTTCAGCGTCGACCAGCTCGATGACGCCATCGCGCTCGATCGTCACCTGCACAGCCTGTCGAACCGCCCGGCCTCGAAGGCGCGCAACACCGTTGTCGTCGCCGGCGGCGGTTTCACCGGCATCGAGGCAGCAACCGAGGTGCCGTCACGCCTGCGCAAAATTCTCGGCAAGGACGCGGAGTTGCGCGTGGTCATTGTCGACCGCAACCAGGCAATCGCTCCCGACATGGGCGCAGGCCCCCGCCCGATCATCGAGGAGGCCCTGCGCAAACTCGGCGTCGAGACCAGGCTCGGTGTCGGCGTCGCCTCGCTCGACAAATCCGGCGTCACGCTCTCCAGCGGCGAGCACATCGCATGCGAAACCGTGATCTGGGCCGCCGGCATCCGCGCGGCCCCGCTGACGGCGCAGATCCCCGCCGAGCGCGACCAGTTCGGCCGGCTGCTGGTCGACCGCGATCTTCGCGTGCCATCGGTCGGTGGCGTCTTCGCCACCGGCGATGCCGCGCGGGCCGCGTGTGACGACAACGGCAATTACGCGCTGATGTCGTGTCAGCATGCGACCCGGATGGGTGCCTTCGCCGGCAACAACGCCGCCGCCGAACTGCTCGGCGTTTCGACACGACCCTATCACCAGAAAGCCTACGTCACCTGTCTCGACCTCGGCGAAGCCGGCGCGCTTTTTACCCGCGGCTGGGAGCGCACGGTCGAGATGGTCGGCGACGTCGCCAAGAAGACCAAGCAGGAAATCAACACGGTCTGGATCTACCCGCCCAAGGCCGAACGTGCCGCAGCGCTCGCCTCGGCCGATCCCGAGCGCGTCACCGCTCTCTGA
- a CDS encoding MBL fold metallo-hydrolase, which translates to MNLHNTSIASKSEELVPSRYAVRIGDIDVLVVSDGVLPLPTTMLAHNADPAVRANWLHDMFLPPDAFDWALNAVMVRSGDKTILIDAGLGSDPDLHLPRAGQLIKRLESAGIDLASVTDLVLTHMHMDHVGGLLVDGVKERLRKDLRIHVAAAELKFWEAPDFTHTNMPQGFPDALRAAAKRFVKEYGSQIRPFDEQHEVAPGVVVRRTGGHTPGHSVVRVASGNEALTFAGDAVFAVGFDQPEWHNGFEHDPEEAARVRVRLLREIAKSGELLVATHMPFPSVGHVAVAGDAFRWVPVFWDY; encoded by the coding sequence ATGAATCTGCACAACACGTCCATTGCCTCGAAATCCGAAGAGCTCGTCCCATCACGCTACGCGGTGCGCATCGGCGACATCGACGTTCTGGTGGTCAGCGACGGCGTGCTGCCGCTTCCGACCACGATGCTGGCGCACAACGCCGACCCCGCCGTCCGGGCCAACTGGCTCCACGACATGTTCCTGCCGCCGGATGCTTTCGACTGGGCGCTGAACGCGGTGATGGTGCGAAGCGGCGACAAGACCATCCTCATCGACGCCGGACTGGGATCCGACCCGGACCTGCACCTGCCGCGGGCGGGTCAGTTGATCAAGCGATTGGAGTCCGCCGGGATTGATCTCGCGTCCGTGACCGACCTGGTGCTGACCCACATGCACATGGACCATGTCGGCGGCCTGCTCGTCGACGGCGTCAAGGAACGGCTGCGCAAGGACCTGCGCATCCACGTGGCGGCCGCCGAGCTCAAGTTCTGGGAGGCGCCCGATTTCACGCACACCAACATGCCGCAAGGATTCCCGGATGCGCTCCGCGCCGCCGCCAAGCGGTTCGTGAAGGAGTACGGCAGCCAGATTCGTCCCTTCGACGAGCAGCACGAGGTCGCGCCGGGTGTCGTCGTCCGCCGTACCGGCGGCCACACGCCCGGACATAGCGTGGTTCGCGTGGCATCCGGCAACGAAGCGCTGACATTTGCCGGCGACGCCGTGTTCGCCGTCGGGTTCGACCAGCCCGAGTGGCACAATGGCTTTGAGCACGATCCCGAAGAAGCGGCGCGCGTACGTGTCCGTCTCCTGCGCGAGATCGCAAAGAGCGGCGAGCTGCTGGTCGCCACGCACATGCCTTTCCCGTCCGTCGGCCACGTCGCGGTCGCCGGCGACGCCTTCCGCTGGGTGCCGGTGTTCTGGGATTACTGA
- a CDS encoding autotransporter domain-containing protein, with the protein MSFATSGNAGTSFRRRLFGATALVGAATMMVTGEATAQTWQVNAGNWGTAANWSPATVPNAIDVTATFIATQAASSYNVSLTGGPFTVGTLNLNATIAGSGYVFGGGTLNLQTSAGTAAINVQTSNPVADFQGATLSLNANTVITTESSAATLGFDAASVITGTGSLTIAGSGTVRIQSANTYTGGTIINGGTLVLSGAGNLGATANSLTVNGGTLDLGGSTQTQNGGVTQAGGAIQNGLLTTTIYQMTGGTLASSATVNASTVLDMQAGTVSGVLTGTAVLVKTTGGTVTLAGSNLYTGGTTVDAGSLVISAGGMLGTAANSVAVDGGTLDLGTTTQTQNGGVTQAGGTIQNGGLITATYQMSGGTLASSATINATAFDVRAGVINGVLSGAGDLTKTTNGTVVLGGANTYTGATIVNGGTLEVDGSIGSTLVTVNAGGTLSGVGNVGSGATTTIASGGTLAPGNTANPTGTLTMNGNLAFASGAMYLVQINGPAASSTSVTGTATLGGATVDAVFLSGSVSRQYRILSAGSRSGTFAPTVVTNMSNLQTSFSYDAGNVYLDIALNYSAAGNLNINQQNVANSLTGAFASTGSLPVSLAQLSPAGLTQASGELATRSQQTTFDAMDMFLGLLTDPFMERRASSAASASASGFVESGEGAASYAATRRSDAFAMFAKAPPRPFEQRWSVWGAGFGGSQTTSGNVVTGSNDAASRIFASAVGADYLVSPDTIAGFALAGGGTNFSVTGSGYGRSDLFQAGAYVRHTSGVAYASAALAYGWQDVTTDRTVTAAGLDRLHAEFKANAYSGRLEGGYRWVSPWMNGVGVTPYAAAQFTTFDLPAYAETVTAGAGAFALAYGARSVTDPRSELGVRIDKSLAMPDGVVTLRSRVAWAHDFNPDRAIGATFLAVPGASFVVNGAAQASDSALVSASAEKRWLNGWSLAATFEGEFSNVTSSYGGKGVVRYAW; encoded by the coding sequence ATGAGCTTTGCGACCAGTGGTAATGCCGGCACCAGTTTCCGGCGGCGGCTTTTCGGCGCGACGGCGCTGGTCGGTGCGGCCACTATGATGGTCACCGGCGAGGCCACGGCGCAAACCTGGCAGGTCAATGCAGGCAATTGGGGGACGGCGGCAAACTGGTCGCCGGCCACGGTGCCGAACGCGATCGACGTGACGGCGACTTTCATTGCGACGCAGGCGGCGTCTTCCTACAATGTGAGCCTCACCGGGGGACCGTTCACGGTCGGCACGCTCAATTTGAATGCCACAATTGCTGGCAGCGGCTATGTCTTTGGCGGCGGCACGCTCAATCTGCAGACGAGCGCGGGCACGGCCGCGATCAATGTTCAGACCAGCAACCCTGTTGCGGACTTTCAGGGCGCCACCCTGTCCTTGAACGCGAACACGGTCATCACGACGGAATCGTCGGCGGCCACTCTTGGGTTCGATGCGGCTTCGGTCATCACGGGCACGGGATCGTTGACGATCGCGGGCTCCGGCACGGTCAGGATCCAGAGCGCAAATACGTATACCGGCGGCACGATCATCAATGGTGGAACGCTCGTGCTCTCCGGGGCGGGGAATCTCGGCGCCACGGCAAATAGCCTGACCGTCAATGGCGGAACGCTCGATCTCGGCGGCAGCACGCAAACCCAAAACGGTGGTGTCACCCAAGCCGGTGGTGCGATTCAGAACGGCCTGCTGACGACCACGATTTATCAGATGACAGGGGGCACGCTGGCCTCATCGGCGACGGTCAATGCCTCGACCGTGCTGGACATGCAGGCGGGAACGGTGAGCGGCGTGCTCACCGGCACTGCGGTCCTCGTCAAGACGACGGGCGGTACCGTCACGCTGGCCGGCTCCAATCTTTATACCGGCGGAACGACGGTCGATGCGGGATCGCTGGTCATCTCTGCCGGCGGAATGCTTGGCACCGCGGCCAACAGCGTTGCTGTGGATGGCGGCACGCTCGATCTCGGAACCACCACGCAAACCCAGAACGGCGGCGTCACGCAGGCCGGCGGTACGATCCAGAACGGCGGATTGATCACGGCGACGTACCAGATGAGTGGTGGCACGCTGGCCTCGTCGGCGACGATCAATGCGACCGCCTTCGACGTCCGCGCCGGTGTGATCAACGGCGTGCTTTCCGGTGCTGGCGATCTGACGAAAACGACAAATGGCACGGTGGTTCTCGGCGGGGCCAACACCTACACCGGAGCGACCATCGTCAACGGCGGCACGCTGGAAGTCGATGGTTCCATCGGCTCGACGTTGGTGACGGTGAACGCGGGGGGAACGCTATCGGGCGTCGGTAACGTCGGTTCGGGGGCAACGACAACGATTGCGAGCGGCGGAACGCTCGCGCCCGGCAACACGGCTAATCCGACCGGCACCCTGACGATGAACGGCAATCTCGCTTTCGCCTCCGGTGCGATGTATCTCGTCCAGATCAACGGCCCGGCCGCATCTTCGACCAGCGTCACGGGGACCGCGACACTTGGCGGTGCGACGGTGGATGCCGTGTTTCTCTCCGGCTCCGTTTCAAGGCAATACCGGATCCTGAGCGCAGGCAGCCGATCCGGCACGTTTGCGCCGACGGTCGTCACCAACATGTCCAACCTTCAAACGTCGTTTAGCTACGACGCTGGCAATGTCTACCTCGATATCGCGCTGAACTACTCAGCGGCTGGCAATCTGAACATCAATCAGCAGAATGTCGCCAACAGCCTGACCGGTGCTTTCGCGAGCACCGGCAGCCTCCCGGTCAGCCTTGCGCAGCTATCGCCGGCCGGATTGACGCAGGCCTCCGGCGAGCTCGCGACACGATCGCAGCAGACGACGTTCGACGCCATGGACATGTTCCTCGGTCTGTTGACCGATCCTTTCATGGAGCGCCGCGCTTCTTCGGCGGCGAGCGCATCGGCCTCTGGCTTCGTCGAAAGCGGCGAGGGTGCCGCAAGCTATGCCGCGACCAGGCGATCCGACGCATTCGCGATGTTCGCCAAGGCGCCGCCTCGCCCGTTTGAGCAACGGTGGAGCGTTTGGGGCGCTGGCTTCGGCGGTTCGCAGACCACCAGCGGCAATGTTGTGACCGGATCGAATGATGCGGCGAGCCGTATTTTCGCGAGTGCGGTCGGTGCCGACTATCTGGTCTCACCGGACACGATCGCGGGCTTCGCGCTCGCCGGCGGCGGCACCAATTTCAGCGTGACGGGGTCCGGCTATGGCCGTTCCGATCTGTTCCAGGCCGGCGCTTACGTTCGCCACACCAGCGGCGTGGCTTATGCTTCCGCCGCGCTCGCCTATGGCTGGCAGGACGTGACGACCGACCGCACGGTGACGGCAGCCGGGCTCGATCGCCTGCATGCGGAGTTCAAGGCAAACGCCTATTCCGGTCGGCTCGAAGGCGGCTATCGATGGGTCTCGCCCTGGATGAACGGCGTCGGCGTGACGCCCTATGCCGCCGCGCAATTCACGACCTTTGATCTTCCGGCCTACGCCGAAACGGTCACTGCCGGCGCTGGCGCGTTCGCACTTGCCTACGGCGCAAGGAGCGTCACGGATCCGCGAAGCGAGCTTGGCGTGCGGATCGACAAGTCGCTGGCCATGCCGGACGGCGTAGTGACACTGCGAAGCCGCGTCGCCTGGGCGCATGATTTCAATCCGGATCGCGCGATTGGCGCGACCTTCCTGGCGGTCCCGGGCGCCAGCTTCGTGGTCAACGGCGCTGCGCAGGCATCGGATTCCGCGTTGGTTTCCGCGTCGGCCGAAAAGCGGTGGCTGAACGGCTGGTCACTGGCCGCGACTTTCGAGGGCGAGTTTTCCAACGTCACCAGCAGCTATGGCGGCAAGGGCGTGGTTCGCTATGCTTGGTAG
- a CDS encoding peptidase dimerization domain-containing protein: MPQVTIDPVMMASRFVVDVQSVISREKDPTETGVISIGSFHAGTSSNIIPDEAVLRGTIRTFKPEVRARMRDGIERTARAVAAMANAPAPDIVITEGIKAVINDPALVATAEKVLKPAFGEKLSLSPANTTSEDFSEFGDSGVPLMMFNIGVYEEDAWAAANKSGTPLAGNHSPLFAPVPKPTIQTGVTAMTLAVLSAFDQRAGAP; the protein is encoded by the coding sequence GTGCCACAGGTAACCATCGATCCCGTGATGATGGCGTCGCGCTTTGTGGTCGATGTGCAGAGCGTCATCAGCCGCGAAAAGGACCCCACCGAAACCGGCGTCATCTCGATCGGCTCGTTTCATGCCGGCACCTCGAGCAATATCATTCCCGACGAGGCCGTCCTGCGCGGCACCATCAGGACCTTCAAGCCGGAGGTGCGCGCCAGGATGCGCGATGGAATCGAACGGACCGCCAGGGCTGTTGCCGCCATGGCGAACGCGCCGGCACCTGACATCGTCATCACCGAGGGCATCAAGGCGGTCATCAATGATCCCGCGCTGGTCGCGACCGCCGAGAAGGTACTGAAGCCGGCGTTTGGCGAGAAACTGAGCCTGTCGCCGGCGAACACCACGAGCGAGGATTTCTCCGAGTTCGGTGACTCCGGCGTGCCGTTGATGATGTTCAATATCGGCGTGTACGAGGAGGATGCGTGGGCGGCGGCCAACAAGAGCGGGACGCCGCTTGCCGGCAATCATTCCCCGCTGTTCGCGCCGGTGCCGAAGCCGACCATCCAGACCGGCGTCACCGCGATGACGCTCGCCGTGCTCAGCGCGTTCGACCAGAGGGCGGGGGCGCCGTAA
- a CDS encoding M20/M25/M40 family metallo-hydrolase: MQFAKPLFAAFALVLLAPGAHAELDVASLKQSIEASFERDYPKLDALYKDIHAHPELAFQEEKTAAKLASEMRAAGFEVTEKVGRTGLVALYRNGAGPTIMVRTELDALPMEEKTGLPYASHDKTNWQGRETFVAHSCGHDIHMASWIGTAKTLIGLKDRWKGTLMFVAQPGEEVGAGAMAMLSDGLFVRFPKPDAAFALHDQPFPYGTVRYRVGAGSSNADDLFIRFKG; encoded by the coding sequence ATGCAGTTTGCAAAGCCCTTGTTCGCCGCTTTTGCTCTGGTCCTGCTTGCGCCGGGGGCGCATGCCGAGCTTGACGTCGCGAGCCTGAAGCAATCGATCGAGGCTTCGTTCGAACGGGATTATCCAAAGCTCGATGCGCTCTACAAGGACATCCACGCCCATCCCGAGCTCGCTTTCCAGGAGGAGAAGACCGCCGCAAAGCTCGCGAGCGAGATGCGCGCGGCCGGCTTCGAGGTGACCGAGAAGGTCGGCCGGACCGGGCTGGTCGCGCTCTACAGGAACGGCGCTGGTCCGACCATCATGGTCCGCACCGAGCTTGATGCGCTCCCGATGGAGGAGAAAACCGGCCTGCCTTATGCAAGCCACGACAAGACCAATTGGCAGGGACGCGAAACCTTCGTCGCCCATAGCTGCGGCCACGACATCCACATGGCGAGCTGGATCGGGACGGCGAAGACGCTGATCGGACTGAAGGACCGATGGAAGGGAACGCTGATGTTCGTCGCCCAGCCCGGCGAGGAAGTGGGCGCCGGTGCGATGGCGATGCTGAGCGACGGCCTGTTCGTTCGCTTTCCCAAGCCGGATGCCGCCTTTGCGCTGCATGACCAGCCGTTTCCCTACGGGACCGTCAGATACCGGGTCGGGGCTGGCTCTTCCAATGCCGACGACCTCTTCATCAGGTTCAAAGGCTGA
- a CDS encoding isocitrate/isopropylmalate family dehydrogenase has product MQIVVLPGDGIGPEITAATTGVLRAASERFQLNLRLEEHAVGHASLKQFGTTVRPELLDTVRAADGLILGPTATFDFKDEAHGEINPSRHFRKSLDLYANIRPARTYAGRPGRLGDFDLVVVRENTEGFYADRNMEQGNGELLVTPDVAISLRRITRLCCERIAHAACRLAMKRRKHLTIVHKANVLKIGDGMFLDICREAAKAYPGLAVDDILVDAMMAHVVRNPDRFDVIVATNMFGDILSDLTAELSGSLGLGGSLNVGDRYAMAQAAHGSAPDIAGRDVANPISLVLSTALLLGWHGEKSGAVRYEEAAHAIETAVAKALREGRATRDVGGKLGTIAAGAAIAEILQAE; this is encoded by the coding sequence ATGCAAATCGTCGTTCTGCCGGGGGACGGCATCGGACCTGAGATCACGGCCGCGACAACGGGCGTGCTGCGCGCGGCGTCCGAGCGCTTCCAGCTCAATCTGCGGCTGGAGGAACATGCGGTCGGCCACGCGAGCCTCAAGCAGTTCGGCACCACTGTGCGGCCCGAGCTGCTCGACACCGTGCGCGCCGCCGACGGCCTGATCCTGGGGCCGACCGCGACCTTCGACTTCAAGGACGAGGCGCATGGCGAGATCAATCCATCGCGCCACTTCCGCAAGAGCCTCGACCTCTATGCCAACATCAGGCCCGCCCGCACCTATGCGGGGCGGCCCGGTCGCCTCGGCGATTTCGATCTCGTTGTCGTCCGTGAGAACACCGAAGGGTTTTACGCCGACCGCAACATGGAGCAGGGCAATGGCGAGCTGCTGGTCACGCCCGATGTCGCGATCTCGCTGCGCCGGATCACGCGGCTGTGCTGCGAGCGCATCGCGCACGCCGCCTGCCGTCTGGCGATGAAACGACGAAAACATCTCACCATCGTGCACAAGGCCAATGTGCTGAAGATCGGCGACGGCATGTTTCTCGACATCTGCCGCGAGGCGGCGAAGGCGTACCCGGGCCTCGCCGTCGACGACATCCTGGTCGACGCGATGATGGCGCATGTGGTGCGCAACCCCGATCGTTTCGACGTGATCGTCGCCACCAACATGTTCGGCGACATCCTGTCCGATCTCACCGCGGAGCTCTCGGGCAGCCTCGGTCTCGGCGGCTCGCTCAATGTCGGCGACCGCTACGCCATGGCGCAGGCCGCGCACGGCTCGGCGCCCGACATCGCAGGGCGGGACGTCGCCAACCCTATCTCGCTGGTCCTCTCGACCGCGCTGCTGCTCGGCTGGCACGGCGAGAAGAGCGGCGCGGTCCGCTACGAGGAAGCGGCGCACGCGATCGAGACGGCGGTGGCGAAGGCGCTTCGTGAGGGCCGTGCGACGCGCGACGTCGGCGGCAAGCTCGGCACCATCGCTGCGGGTGCTGCGATCGCGGAGATCCTGCAGGCGGAGTGA
- a CDS encoding MFS transporter: MTITLPAAAREPDHPKADGLPAEQRRWAIAAIFTALAMASLDTAIANIALPAIAADLHVSPEQSVWVVNVYQIALVATLLPLGALGEIVGHQRIYLGGLVLFTVASLFCAVAWSLDSLLVARTLQGLGASGIMSVNTALVRFVYPGRMQGRGFGHNALVVATAFTFGPSIASAILAVGPWPWLFAVNIPFGLVATGIGFAMLPKTPRADHGFDFLGALLAAVCLGLFITGIGSAAHNLSPVIVGIELVTALALGFILTRRHADHPAPMLPIDLFSRPMFALSAATAVCSFAVQGLAFVSLPFYFEDVLGRSQVETGFFMTPWPLVVGIMAPIAGRLSDRHPVGLLGGIGLILLGLGMALLALLPASPSIPDIVWRIMICGMGFGFFQAPNMKAIMGSAPPHRGGSASGIVATARLTGQTTGAALAAACFALAGHNGATVALALGAGFAALGSVMSFLRLAVK; this comes from the coding sequence ATGACAATCACGTTACCTGCCGCTGCGCGCGAGCCCGATCACCCCAAAGCCGATGGCCTGCCGGCCGAGCAGCGGCGCTGGGCGATCGCCGCGATCTTCACCGCGCTGGCGATGGCTTCGCTCGACACCGCGATCGCCAACATCGCGCTGCCTGCCATTGCCGCCGATCTGCATGTCAGCCCGGAGCAGTCGGTCTGGGTGGTCAATGTCTACCAGATCGCACTGGTGGCGACGTTGCTGCCGTTGGGGGCGCTCGGCGAGATCGTCGGGCACCAGCGCATCTATCTCGGCGGCCTCGTCCTATTCACCGTCGCCTCGCTGTTCTGCGCGGTGGCCTGGTCGCTGGACAGCTTGCTGGTCGCGCGCACGCTGCAGGGCCTGGGTGCCAGCGGCATCATGAGCGTCAACACGGCGCTGGTGCGCTTCGTCTATCCCGGCCGGATGCAGGGCCGCGGCTTCGGCCACAACGCGCTGGTGGTCGCCACCGCCTTCACCTTCGGGCCCTCGATCGCGTCCGCCATCCTCGCGGTCGGCCCGTGGCCGTGGCTGTTCGCCGTCAATATCCCGTTCGGCCTCGTCGCCACCGGCATCGGCTTTGCGATGCTGCCGAAGACACCGCGGGCCGATCACGGCTTTGATTTCCTCGGCGCGCTCCTCGCCGCCGTCTGCCTCGGCCTGTTCATCACCGGCATCGGCAGCGCCGCGCATAATCTGTCGCCGGTGATCGTGGGCATCGAGCTGGTCACGGCGCTCGCGCTCGGCTTCATCCTGACGCGGCGTCACGCCGACCATCCGGCGCCAATGCTGCCGATCGACCTGTTCAGCCGGCCGATGTTCGCGCTGTCGGCGGCGACCGCGGTCTGCTCCTTCGCGGTGCAGGGCCTCGCCTTCGTCTCGCTGCCGTTCTATTTCGAGGACGTGCTCGGTCGCTCGCAGGTCGAGACCGGCTTCTTCATGACGCCGTGGCCGCTGGTGGTCGGCATCATGGCGCCGATCGCCGGCCGCCTCTCCGATCGTCATCCGGTCGGTCTGTTGGGCGGCATCGGCCTGATCCTGCTCGGCCTCGGCATGGCACTGCTGGCCCTGCTGCCGGCAAGCCCGAGTATTCCCGATATCGTCTGGCGGATCATGATCTGCGGCATGGGCTTCGGCTTCTTCCAGGCGCCGAACATGAAGGCGATCATGGGAAGCGCGCCGCCGCACCGTGGCGGCAGCGCCTCCGGCATCGTCGCGACCGCGCGCCTGACCGGACAGACCACCGGCGCGGCGCTTGCCGCGGCGTGCTTTGCGCTCGCCGGCCACAACGGCGCCACCGTCGCACTGGCGCTAGGTGCAGGCTTTGCCGCGCTCGGCAGCGTGATGAGCTTCCTGCGGCTCGCGGTGAAGTAG